A window from Chaetodon trifascialis isolate fChaTrf1 chromosome 5, fChaTrf1.hap1, whole genome shotgun sequence encodes these proteins:
- the il12ba gene encoding interleukin 12Ba precursor, with protein sequence MKSFLFIVFCAFLQGSCQSPMSHWTLLPHILVVEVDGTLGQLPLSCLELPEELMGRDIKSRDIFWMKNGVMETQRGNSYLVQLEESLGGGNYTCHREDGSLLNHTVVLIQEDETKRRKILVKADPEDYLKCSAQNYNGAFHCSWTWHSMRVGKVAFIKARRASDDSVTRCSVDASGQHWTCSSRQSNFICSVDDSGHKIQCVDKRHCPYAEESLWIHINLYVRTEHFLVENYSKTFFLSEIVKPDTVRIRKVNTTMIKWSYPSSWSSPFSYFPLTFQIAQLKGPCKSCANPCTDSKAANILTVSPDICQFQVKRKTKTVCVRAKDALCNSQWSEWSHFRSGCTLIRGTVANSVQPLILRFPFHRAHVVHLHSCRFLLCFLWSR encoded by the exons ATgaagtcatttcttttcatcGTCTTCTGTGCGTTTCTACAAGGCAGCTGCCAAAGTCCTATGAGCCACTGGACCCTGCTGCCCCACA TTTTGGTTGTGGAGGTGGACGGCACTTTGGGCCAGCTGCCCCTGAGCTGCCTGGAGTTGCCAGAGGAGCTTATGGGGAGAGACATCAAGAGTCGGGATATTTTTTGGATGAAAAATggagtgatggaaacacagagaggaaactcATATTTGGTGCAACTGGAGGAAAGCTTAGGAGGGGGCAATTACACCTGCCACAGGGAGGACGGATCGCTCCTCAATCACACTGTGGTCCTGATCCAAGAGGACGAAACTAAGAGGAGGAAGATTCTTGTGAAGGCTGACCCTG AAGACTACTTGAAGTGCTCTGCTCAAAATTACAACGGAGCGTTCCACTGCTCTTGGACCTGGCACAGCATGCGCGTTGGCAAAGTCGCATTTATCAAAGCTCGACG TGCTTCTGATGACAGCGTCACCCGGTGCTCTGTGGATGCCAGCGGCCAGCATTGGACGTGCTCTTCACGTCAGAGTAACTTCATCTGTTCAGTGGACGACAGCGGACACAAGATCCAGTGTGTGGACAAGCGGCACTGTCCCTATGCTGAGGAGAGCCTGTGGATCCACATCAATCTCTATGTGAGGACTGAGCACTTCCTGGTGGAGAACTACTCTAAAACCTTTTTCCTGTCAGAGATAG TGAAACCTGACACGGTCAGGATCAGAAAAGTCAACACTACGATGATAAAGTGGAGTTACCCGAGCTCCTGGAGCAGTCCCTTCTCCTACTTCCCCCTCACTTTCCAGATTGCACAGCTCAAAGGGCCGTGCAAAAGCTGTGCCAACCCATGCACTGACTCAAAAGCCGCAAAC ATCTTGACTGTCTCTCCAGACATTTGTCAGTTTCAAGTTAAGCGCAAGACGAAGACCGTCTGCGTCCGAGCTAAAGATGCTCTCTGCAACTCACAGTGGAGCGAGTGGAGCCACTTTAGGTCAGG TTGCACCTTGATCCGGGGGACTGTCGCCAACTCAGTGCAGCCTCTCATCCTGCGCTTCCCCTTTCATCGCGCTCACGTTGTTCATCTTCATAGCTGccgcttcctcctctgtttcttgtGGAGTCGCTGA